The Hyphomicrobiales bacterium genome contains the following window.
GCGCATTGCTCACAGCACCTTTCATCAAATATTCTGACATTTGCTCAGCAACCTGCAAGGCCACATTTTCTTGTGCTTCAGAAGTCGCCGCACCTAGGTGAGGTGTGCAAACCACATTTGGTAAATCAAACAAAACGTTTTCATTCGCAGGCTCTACTTCAAAAACATCAATCGCAGCTCCCGCCACTTTGCCAGCTTTCAACGCTTCAGCCAGATCAGCCTCAACAATCAAACCACCACGGGCACAATTGATAATACGAACACCGTCTTTCATTTTTGCAATGGCTGCGGCATCAATAATATTGCGGGTTTTATCTGTGAGTGGCGTGTGCATCGTGATGAAATCAGCACGCGCAAAAAGCTCGTCCAATTCCACCTTTTCAATGCCCATATCAGACGCACGTTCAGGGGTTAAAAATGGGTCAAAGGCAACCACTTTCATTTTCAAACCAAGAGCGCGATCAGCAACAATAGAACCGATGTTACCCGCGCCAATAATGCCGAGCACTTTGGATGTTACTTCAACGCCCATAAATTTGGACTTTTCCCATTTGCCTTTTTGTGTCGACATATCCGCTGCCGGTATTTGCCGAGCAACAGCAAACATCATCGCAATTGCATGTTCAGCTGTGGTGATTGAGTTACCAAAAGGCGTGTTCATAACAATGATGCCTTTCGCTGATGCGCTAGGTATATCAACGTTATCAACGCCAATACCTGCACGTCCGATAACTTTAAGATTATCAGCAGCCGCAATAATTTTTTCCGTTACCTTTGTCGCAGAGCGAATAGCCAGACCATCATATTGACCGATGACTTCAAGAAGTTTGTCTTTGTCTTTGCCAAGGTCTGGCTGGAAATCAACTTCAACGCCGTGGTCTTTAAAAATCTGAACGGCTGTTGGAGAAAGTTTATCTGAAATGAGTACACGAGGTGCCATAGGAGGAGTTCCTTTTGTCTTTTAACCGACCAATGCCGGATTAGCCTTTATCAGGCCATGAGAGTTTGAAAGGTAAATTAAGCAGACTTTGCTGAAGCTTTAAGAGTGGCAAATGCCCAATCGAGCCATCCGGTCAGTGCTTTAAGGTCATCGGCTTCAACTGTTCCACCTGCCCAGATACGAAGTCCGGCTGGTGCATCGCGATAAGCCCCGATATCATAAGCAACGCCTTCTTGATCGAGAAGTGCTGTTATCTTTTTCGCAAAAGCTGCCTGTTCATCAGTATCAAGCGCAGCAATTTCAGAATCTGAAATCACCAGACACACTGACGTGTTGGAGCGAGTGGCTGGATCATCAGCCAAAAAATCAACCCAATCGGTTGTTTCAACCCAATCATTCAGTACAGCAAAGTTAGCGTCCGCACGGGCACAAAGTCCTGAATAGCCGCCAACAGATCGCGCCCAGTTCAGGGCATCAAGATAATCTTCAACACACAACATAGAAGGCGTATTGATGGTTGCGCCGGTAAAGATACCTTCGATCAATTTGCCACCTTTAGTGAGGCGGAAAATCTTAGGTAAAGGCCATGACGGCGTATAGCTTTCAAGGCGTTCAACAGCGCGTGGTGACAGAATGATAACACCGTGGCCGCCTTCACCGCCCAGCACTTTTTGCCAAGAGTAAGTGACAACATCGAGTTTATCCCACGCCATATCCTGCGCAAAAACCGCTGATGTCGCATCACAAAGCGTGAGGCCTGCGCGGTCGCTTGCAATCCAGTCGCCATTAGGAACCCGTGCACCAGAGGTTGTGCCATTCCATGTAAAGCAAACATCATCGTCAAAATTAACCGCGCCAAGATCCGGCAAGTGGCCATAATCAGCATGAAGCGAGGTTACATTCTCAAGCTTCAATTGCTTGGTCACATCGCTGACCCAGCCCGCGCCAAAGCTTTCCCATGATAACATGGTCACACCGCGTGCGCCGAGCATAGTCCACATGGCCATTTCGAAAGCACCAGTATCTGAAGCTGGCACAATGCCAATTCGATAGTCATCCGGCACGCCTAAAAGAGCGCGCGTCTCGTCAATGGCTTGTTTGAGTTTTGATTTGCCAATTTTTGCCCGATGAGAACGGCCAAGTGCCGCATCTTGGAGGGCATCAAGTGACCAATTAGGTCTTTTAGCACAAGGGCCAGAAGAAAAACGCGGATTTTCCGGCCGCGCAGCCGGTTTCATTGTATCTGTCATAGTCTATCCTCACAGATAGTTTGCCCTTCGTTGGGGAAGGGTGTCCCACCTGCGGAGATATATTTTTGGGATGAAGGTGTCAATTGCTAAAAAGCGGTAATGACCAATTTATTTTGCAACGCAGCAAAATAAGCTTTAGTGCAAACAAAAAGCGGCGGGAAAACCCACCGCTTTTAAAATCTATAAACCGTATCTATCTTTTATTTAAAGATAGGCGAAGGCGCTTGATAAGAAGGTTTAGCACCACCGAATGTATAGCGAAGACCAATTCGCAACTCGTGGCCATCTAGATCATCTGATACGATTGGACCAACAGCAGTCTGAGCAACATCACCACCATTGATGCGCGTATAGCGATAAGAGCCATCAAGCGCGAGGTTGTCATTCAACTCATACGACAAACCAGCTTGTAGGTTCCAAGCAAAACGAAGGTCATCTTCACCTTCGAAAAGCTGATTTGCTTCAGTTGATGGGTTAGCAGCAGCAAGTTCAAGAGGGTCTGCACCAGGCGTGTTACCAGCTGTTGGGTTATTTGAGCTAATGAACGTACCATAATTAAGATAAGCGAAACCAACACCACCGCCAACATAAGGCGTAAAGCCATTAAAGCTGCCTGCATCAATATAAGCATTTGCAAAGAATGTAGACAGGTCAAGTGTTTGGTCTAGGCCTAATGTACGGTCACCAATTGTTGGGAATGCTAGACAAGCACCACACTCAATTGTTCCGTCAAGGTCTTTATTCGTTCTGTGATCCGCTGTTAGGTCAAACCGTAGGTATTTACGGAATTTATAACCAATACCACCGCCAAAGACGAGAGCATTCTCAGCATTTTCATTATCAAATCCAGAACTGAAACCAGCTACATCATTTTGAAAGACAGTATCAGGCTCAGACCAGATAGAATATCCGATATCACCACGCAGATAAAAACCACCACCTGCTGCTGCAACAACCGGTTTGTGCTCGATGACGGGCGCTGGCGGGTCCAGATCTGCCGCTATAGCGATAACTGACGACAAAGCTGTCGCGCTCAAAGCGACAATGCCGACTTTTAAAAAACGGCTCATTGAGAAATCCTCTTCTTACTGTTTGCCACAAATGGTAGCCAAGATTAAACCCAGCGTTGCAGAGGATAATGAGCCAAAATACTTAAAGTGTTATTAACCACGTAGATTAATCATAATGCTTAACAAAAAAAACGTGTAAATCATAAAACACAACAAGTAATCGTTAATATTTTTTCGGGAAATATTAATTTTATATTAAAATAGGCGGCATAAAGCATAGCCAAAGACCAAAGAGACAAAACAAAACAGAAATTTAATTATTAAATAGCCAATGATAAGGCTTAGGCCGCAGATTTCGCAACAGCATCGATAATATCATCGACCACGCCTTCTACCGTTGTGTTGTCATCGCCTTCGGCCATAACCCGGATAAGCGGCTCTGTTCCTGATTTGCGGATAACCACGCGGCCAGCATTGCCAAGTTTCAAACGCCCATCATCAATGGCTTGCTTCACCTTGTCATCCTCAAGCGGCTCACCGCCGGTGTAACGTGCATTTTTGAGAATTTGCGGGACACGCTCAAAGCGGTGACATACTTCGCTCACTGGCTTATCTTCATTCACGACAACCGATAACACCTGAAGGGCGGCCACAAGGCCATCGCCTGTGGTTGAATAATCAGATAAAACGATATGCCCCGATTGTTCACCACCTACATTAAAACCATTTTGACGCATGTGCTCGACAACATAACGGTCGCCAACCTTTGTACGCGCAAGAGCAATTTTCTGGTCGTTTAAGAAGCGCTCAAGACCAAGGTTTGACATGACCGTGGCAACAATACCATCTTTAGAAAGACGCTCGCTCTTCTTCCATGATTGACCGATAACCGCCATCAACTGGTCGCCATCGACCACATTGCTTTTTTCATCGACAATAATAACCCGGTCCGCATCACCATCGAGCGCGATGCCAATATCTGCGCGCACTTCGCGCACCTTGCGGCGCAAAAGATCCGTATTGGTTGAACCGCATTCCTTATTGATATTCATGCCATTTGGTTCAACACCAAGCGAGATTACCTCAGCGCCCAGTTCCCATAATACTTCCGGTGCCGCCTTGTATGCCGCACCATTTGAACAATCGATCGCAACACGCAAACCTTCAAAACTGATGCCACGCGGTAAAGTGCGTTTGGCATATTCCACATAACGCTCAACAGTTCCCTCAACCCTGCGCGCGCGACCAAGATCGCTACTATTAGCAAGTTGACTCGTGAGGTCACTATCAATCATTTTCTCAATACGTTGTTCCAAATCATCTGACAGTTTATAGCCATCTGGTCCAAAAAGCTTGATGCCATTATCAGAAAACACATTGTGTGACGCAGAAATCATCACACCAATATCCCCGCGCATAGAGCGCGTTAGCATCGCAACACCTGGCGTGGGAATAGGTCCCAACTGCAAAACATCGACACCGACAGATGTAAAACCTGCCACAAGGGCTGTTTCGATCATATATCCTGAAAGGCGCGTATCTTTACCAATGACCACCCTATGACGATGGTCACCATTCTTAAAGATTAACCCAGCCGCCATACCAACCTTCATGGCTATGTCTGGAGTAATCGGCCAGGCATTTGCTTGGCCGCGAATACCGTCAGTTCCAAAATATTTGCGCACCATAGTCAAACCCTGTTCCATATTTAATCAAGCAAAGAAAACCTTCTATACCTGATTGTCCTTAAATATTTGCGAAATTCCTGCAAATACAATTAAAGCATCACCTTTGACATTTTTCGTGAACACAAAAGGCCCTTGATTACGATCAAGAGCCTTTTGTATGTTTAAAATTAGGCGAAAAATTATCCTTGTGGTTGTGGCTCCATACCACCCGTATCAGGTTCATCACCAGATGCTTTTTTGCCCGTTTTAGGAATAGCCGAGCCACGGGTCGAGGATGTATCATCGCTATCATCCCTTTTGGGAGGAATGCCCTTGATGAGATCTTTGATCTCCTGCCCACTTAAGGTTTCATACTCCAACAAGCCATTGGCAATAATTTCAAGTTCATCATTGTGATCGGTCAAAATACGCTTGGCTGTATCATAACCGTCATCCACATAGCGCTTTATTTCCTGTTCAATGGTTTTTTTAGTTGTTCCGGAAATAGTCGTATTACTGGCACCATACATAGCCTGTTGTTCATTAGGCCCATAATCAATCATGCCCAGCTCATCAGACATGCCCCACTGGGTCACCATCGCGGTGGCCAATTGGGTCGCCATTTTGATGTCACCAGATGCACCTGATGTCACTTTCTCATGACCGAAAATCAGCTCTTCCGCCATACGTCCACCCATGGCTACAGCTAAATCAGCGTAACATTTTGCGCGCGTCAGTGAGACTTGATCTTTTTCTGGCAAGCGCATCACCATACCAAGCGCACGACCACGCGGAATAATTGTCGCTTTATGGATAGGGTCAGATGCTTCCATATGAAGCGCGACCAAAGCATGACCAGCCTCATGGTAAGCGGTGAGTTTTTTCTCTTCTTCACCCATCACTAGAGTGCGTCGTTCCGCACCCATCATGACTTTGTCTTTAGCGTCTTCAAATTCAGCCATTGTGACAATACGTTTGGACCGGCGAGCCGCAAGCAACGCTGCTTCATTCACAAGGTTCATCAAATCAGCACCTGAGAAGCCCGGCGTACCACGCGCAAGCACTTTCAAATCAACATCCGGCGCCAAAGGCACTTTGCGGATATGAACTTTGAGGATTTTTTCGCGCCCCGTAATATCCGGATTTGGAACCGTGATTTGACGGTCAAAACGACCTGGACGCAAAAGAGCAGGATCAAGAACATCAGGACGGTTTGTGGCCGCAATAATAATCACACCTTCATTCGCCTCGAAACCATCCATCTCGACCAAAAGTTGATTGAGGGTCTGCTCGCGTTCATCATTACCACCGCCAACACCGGCGCCACGATGACGGCCAACCGCATCAATCTCATCGATGAAAATAATACACGGTGAGTTTTTCTTCGCCTGTTCAAACATGTCTCTAACACGCGATGCACCAACACCAACAAACATCTCAACAAAGTCAGAACCGGAGATCGTGAAAAACGGTACATTAGCTTCACCAGCCACAGCACGCGCAATCAGCGTTTTACCAGTACCTGGAGGGCCGACAAGAAGAACACCGCGCGGGATGCGACCACCGAGACGTTGAAACTTCTGTGCATCGCGCAAAAATTCAACAATCTCTTCAAGATCCTCTTTCGCCTCATCAACACCGGCCACATCTTCAAACATCACGCGGCCTGATGATTCAGTCAAAAGTTTAGCTTTTGATTTGCCAAAGCCCATTGCTTTGCCACCGCCACCTTGCATTTGGCGCATGAAAAATATCCAAACGCCAATCAAAAGAAGCATCGGGAACCATGAAATAAGAGCACTGAAAATAGGTGAGCCTTGTGCTTCTGGCTCCACATTGATCACAACACCTTTAGCTTCTAAACGCTCAATCAAGCTGGGGTCATCAGGCGGAGAAAATGTTTTAAATCGACTACCATCACCAAATGTGCCTGTTACCTGGCCTGCTTCAATAGAAACCTTGTTGACGCGACCATTATCGACTTCACTCATAAATTCGGAATAAGGAATAGTACTTGTTGCAACCGTTTGGGTTGGACTTTGGAAGAGCTGGAATAGCGCCACCACCAACAGCATAATAACAACCCATAACGCAAAATTTTTGAAATTCGAGTTCATAAACAACCCTTTTTAAATTACCGCACCATTCTAATGATGCTCTCTTAAACCTATACATAGGTACACACATTAGAATATTAAAGTTCTATATCCCCTGAAAATGCCTTCTTGTCACCCTTTTAGCATCTTCACGGTAAACAGCCGCTCCAACGCACGCTTAATTGGGAAATCAAATTGCGTACAATAACGGTCAAAAGCCCCAAGAGCTCTCGATAATGAAAGCTCTTTTCGCATCACTTCTGATTTGATAATAAAATCCGAAATCTTATCATTTCCATCATAAATACATCCAAAAGGCATGGACACAAGAGCGCGCTTATCAAACTTGGTTATCTTCGAAAAGAGATAGTTATCGTCCGCGTCAATATAGTCAGCAATATCACCTTTTAAATCAAACCCGCTCGACACCTCGATATCGTGACCTAGATCATCATTCGGCGTTAGCCAAAACCGTTGGTCCCACAACATTGGTCCGTTTTCAAGCCGTAAGACTGGTGGCAGATTGCGCACTTCACGATTGAGAATCAGCTGTGATTGATGTGTGGTTATTTGAACTCGTGCAAGTGTTGATGAATCAAGCCTTTGCAGTACGTCTAAAACTTTCATGGCCGGTGGCAGATAATCGCGACCACCAACAACCGACAGTAATACCTGCAAGATAAAAACGGCCAAAGGCAAGGGTTGTTCATCAAGCTTGGAGCGCTGAAGATATACGCAATCAAAAGAACTCACATAACAATGCAGCTCAATAAAACGCGCTGCATCCAATGCCATTTGGCTGCGATAGCGGGCATGAATGGCGGCGTAATCAATTAACTTCTGGGCAAGACCCGGCTCATCCGCCAAGTGAGCACGTACACGTACACGCTCATATTGTTGGTCTTCATTGCTTGGATCATCCACCCACTCAACATTGTGGCGGGATAAATAGGCCCGTAATTCAGTGCGACCAATATCAAGCAATGGTCGACATGCGATGACATGACATGCGGGGTTTGGGGTAACCAATGTTATTGTTGCCATGCCCGATAGCCCACGATTTTGCTCATCTGTACGTGTGAGACGCATCAAGAGGGTCTCGGCTTGATCGTCGCGCGTGTGACCTAAGGCTAAGACTTGAATATGGGAACGAGAACAATGCGCAGCCATTAATGCGTATCGCGCAGTGCGCGCAGCGCTCGGCAAACCTGTTTCTGGCTTATCGCCAAACCATTGCAATACATGATGTTCAACACCCATGCCCTTGCAAAGTCGCCCCACATAAGCCGCTTCATCGCGTGAAGCCTCACGCAATTGATGATCAACAGTTATGGCCGTAAGTCTTTTGCCGTGAGAAAGCGCCCAGTGATGCAAGAGATGTAATAAAGCGAGTGAATCGCTCCCACCAGAAACCGCAACAGCGATATGCTCGAAATTATCAAGCTCTTGAAATAAACGATTTGGCGCTAGAGAATGAGCTGTACCCACCGGAACAGAATCAGGAACAGTTAGACCGAACTTGTTCGTCTTGCGCGGCTATTTGAAGTGAGCGAGAAACATCAGGAAAACGGGTGAACATTTCATCCAAAGTCGCACAGGCCGCATCCAGTTCTTGAAGCCTTGCTAGCGACAATCCAAGTTTCAAAAGACTGTCAGGCGCTTTATTGCTATCAGGAAAAGCTTTGTAGCTCGTTGAAAATTCTGCAACGGCATTACTAAACTGACCACGTACAAAAAATGTCTCTCCAAGCCAGTAGCGCGCACTGGGGGCAAGCGAATGATTTGGATAGAGTTGCGTGAACTGGCGCATATTTTCTTCTGCAGCAGCATAGTCGCCATTAATAATTTGCGTATAACCAAGATTATAAAGTGCATCTGGATCATTCTGTGGACTGACACTCAATGTGCCAATAGAAGCAACACCATTTTGTTGCAACAAAGGATCGCGACTTTCTGGTAAACCATCTGGAGCATTACCACCCAGATTATTAGTTTCTGTATTCGAGCGAATAGTTGACCCAATATCAAGCGGTTGTTGAACTGTATCAGCCTCAACAACAGCAACTAGATCAGCGTCGCTCCCACCTTCAGTGCTTTCAATAATCGATCCCAATGTCGTCTCACGCTCACCTGTGGAACTTGGGGCATCCAAATTAGAACGCTTTCCGCCGTTTTCTAATTCCTGAAAACGCCCTTCATTGTCTTCCTGCATGATGTTAATTTGCTCTTGAAGACGCCGTGTTTCAAAAATAAGTTGTTCAATTTGCCCAGTCAACTGGCGCACCTGTTCCTGAAGCTCGTCCACGCGAATACTATTAGTCGCAACGCCATTGCTATTATTTGCAATACCTTGCCCGAGCTGTTTTTTTGATTGAGCTACAATAATCACTCCATTATCAGGCGCACGATTAGACTGCGTTAAATCACGTGGAGGTTCTAAATCTGGATAATCCCGTGCTCGTCCATTATCTCGCCAGAAGAAATGATCTAACACCGAACCAACACGTGATGGCTCAAGGTGCTCCTTGGCGTGAGCTGAATGCGTGGCAAAGCTCAATGATGATAAAATTAGAGCGGCGCTGAACGCCAAAGCTGTTGAACGGGTCATGTAACTCTCTTGCGATGTGATATCACTCAATACTGCTTATCATAAAACAACAGAAGTTCGGCTAAACTTTGACACAACAATCAACAAATTTTTGTCACAAACAAAAAGGCGCCGCTAAAAGCGACGCCTTTTCAATATTTCTCAGCAACAATTTCAAGATACGATCTTAAAATTTCGCCTTTTATGAGTTTCCACCGTTAAGAACAGTGACTGTCCGTCTGTTTTGTGACCAGCAAGAAATATCATTACAAACCGCGACAGGACGCTCTTTACCGAACGACAATGACTTAATCCGATTTGACGCGATACCTTTTGAAATCAGATAACGTTTGGTCGCTGCTGCACGGCGTGCACCAAGAGCCAAGTTATACTCGCGTGTACCACGCTCATCGGCATGACCTTCAACAGTAAAGTTATAGTTTGGATATTGACTTAACCATTGAGCCTGACGATCAAGAATCGCCTTGCCCTCTGAATTCACCGAGCTGCTGTTGACAGTAAACAGAACACGGTCACCAACATTAACAACAAAGTCTTGCGGTGAACCTGGCTTAGCAACTGAAGCATTAGCACCGGTCCCCAGACCAATACCTGCACCCGACTGAGTAGGTTTTTTTGCACAAGCACCAAGTGCAACTGCGGCAGTAATAACGACCGCGATCCCAAAAGTGCGTGATTGACGAATTTTAGTAAACATTAAAAGAACTCCACATTACCCACATAATCATTGGGCCCATATCTCACATAGTTAAAATTTATATGACATTTCGAGTTAAGGCGGCGTTCAGAGACTTGGTTAAAAAACAATAAACTTTTCGCGCACCAGACCTTGGTGCGTCTTCTCGTCTAATTGTGACTAAAAAGTGGTAATTTTCTAACAAGCCCTATTATGGGGTTAGATTCCCTAGAAAGTGACAATTTTACAACCCCAAGAGAAGAAAAGACCTCTTAATTGATGCGTGGGGACCATGCTGGGTCTGAACCAAAACCCGGTGTTGGGATTTTTTGCTCATTATAGCCAGTCACATCAACAGACCATAATTTTGGTCCGCCGCTCGTACCTTGTGTCTCCCGGAAGAACATCAATACACGCCCATTAGGCGCCCATGTAGGGCCTTCATTATGGAACCCTTCGGTCAAAATACGCTCTCCAGAACCATCAGGCTTCATCACACCAATCAGGAATTTACCGCCAGAACGCTTGGTGAAGGCAATCCAATCTCCATTCGGTGACCACACAGGGGTTGAATAAGAACCATCGCCAAAAGAGATCCGCGCTTGGCCTGAGCCATCAGCTGACATCTTGTAGAGCTGCTGCCTGCCACCTCGATCCGATTCAAAAACAATGAAACGGCCATCAGGTGAATAAGAAGGTGATGTATCAATCGCCGTTGCATTGGTCATTCGCGATGTCGCGCCAGAGCGTAGGTCCATTGAAAAGATATTGGCGTTACCGTCCTGTTGAAGGCTCATTATAATACGCTGGCCATCAGGCGAGAAACGCGGACTGAACGTCATGCCGGGGAAATTACCAACAACCTCACGTTGTCCGGTTTCAATATTCAATAGATAAACTTTGGGCTGGCTACCTGGCACGAAAGACATATAAGTGACTTCTTGGCTGGTCGGGCTAAAGCGTGGGGTCAGTACCAAGTCATTACCATTGGTCAAAAAACGAACATTCGCACCATCTTGGTCCATAATAGCAAGACGTTTGCGGCGCTGTTGTTTGGTGCCTGTTTCATCAACAAACACGATGCGCGTATCAAAGTAACCCTTTTCACCCGTCAGCTTTTCATAAATCGCATCGGCAATAATATGGGCCACACGACGCCAGTTTTGTTCTGTCGTTGAAAACTGCTGGCCTTCTATTTGCTCTGAGCCAAAGACATCCCACAAACGGAACTGTGCAGTAACTTGACCATTAGCAACCGAAACGGACCCCGTCACAAGCGCTTTGGCATCAATCGCTTTCCAATCATCAAATTTTGGCGCAACATTTGGGTTCGTGATATTTTCAACAAAGGTGGCACGATCAAGTGCTTTGAAAAATCCAGAACGCTCAAGATCGGCCGCGATAACGTCAGAAATGCGGGCAGCATAATTTGTGTCACCAGCACCCGGCAGCATGGTAGGAATAGCAATAGGCAACGGCTCAATATTGGCTCCGCGAACCTCAATTGACACTTGCGCGCGGGCAGGCAAACTTAACATGAACATCAAACAAACCATCGCAGTTAGAGCGACAATACGAGATATCAAAGAATATATATGAACCATGGATCTTCCGATTTATTTTCTTTGTTGGTGAGACAGATATCACACTAACCCAATTTATGGATAAAATGTGACTTCAAGATTTTCCCATTCCGAATATTTATTTGCTGGTAGCTTATAAGGCTGGCATTTTTCAATTGCTACCTTAACAGCATTCTTAACTAAAAAGGCACCGCCACTGCCATCAAAACCGGAAACACTAACAACATTGACACGCCCTTTAAGACGGCCATCTGGTGAAAGCCGTGCTTTGACCTTGGCCTGAAAATCACGCCCCGCGGAATAGCCCGGTGGCAATGACCAACAGCGTTGTATAGCATCCCGCAATCCATCAAGCTCGGTCTGCGTCAATTTTGCGCCCGTTCTGCCGGTTGATGTACCTTTAGATGCAGTCTTCTTAGGCTTTCCACCAGCATTGCTTGCAGGTTTTTTCTTATCAAGTAAGTCAGGCTTTTTAGCTGCCGTTTTCACTTTTGGTCTCGGATTCAAGCGTGGCGCAGGCGCAGATGGTGCTGCAGGTTTGGCAGTCGCCTCTTTAACTGGTTCCGGTGTGGCCGTTACCTCTTTGATTGGTTCAGGCTCTGGTGCATCTTCAATGATATCAGAAAGCGGGTCTTTCGGCGGAGCTATCTCAGTAATTTCTGGCGGCTTTGGCCTCTCAGGTGCTGGCTCCGGCAAGGGTTCTGGCACAGGTGCTGGCTTAACTTCTTCAATAGGTTTTGGCGGCTCAGGTGGTGTTGGCTCTGGCTTCACTTCTTCAATAGGTTCAGGTGGTGTTGGTTCTGGTTCTTCTGGCTTTGCTTCAACCGGTTTTTCTGCGACCTCAGGCACCGGTATTGGATCAGGCGTTT
Protein-coding sequences here:
- the ybgF gene encoding tol-pal system protein YbgF; this encodes MTRSTALAFSAALILSSLSFATHSAHAKEHLEPSRVGSVLDHFFWRDNGRARDYPDLEPPRDLTQSNRAPDNGVIIVAQSKKQLGQGIANNSNGVATNSIRVDELQEQVRQLTGQIEQLIFETRRLQEQINIMQEDNEGRFQELENGGKRSNLDAPSSTGERETTLGSIIESTEGGSDADLVAVVEADTVQQPLDIGSTIRSNTETNNLGGNAPDGLPESRDPLLQQNGVASIGTLSVSPQNDPDALYNLGYTQIINGDYAAAEENMRQFTQLYPNHSLAPSARYWLGETFFVRGQFSNAVAEFSTSYKAFPDSNKAPDSLLKLGLSLARLQELDAACATLDEMFTRFPDVSRSLQIAAQDEQVRSNCS
- the pal gene encoding peptidoglycan-associated lipoprotein Pal, producing MFTKIRQSRTFGIAVVITAAVALGACAKKPTQSGAGIGLGTGANASVAKPGSPQDFVVNVGDRVLFTVNSSSVNSEGKAILDRQAQWLSQYPNYNFTVEGHADERGTREYNLALGARRAAATKRYLISKGIASNRIKSLSFGKERPVAVCNDISCWSQNRRTVTVLNGGNS
- the tolB gene encoding Tol-Pal system beta propeller repeat protein TolB; amino-acid sequence: MVCLMFMLSLPARAQVSIEVRGANIEPLPIAIPTMLPGAGDTNYAARISDVIAADLERSGFFKALDRATFVENITNPNVAPKFDDWKAIDAKALVTGSVSVANGQVTAQFRLWDVFGSEQIEGQQFSTTEQNWRRVAHIIADAIYEKLTGEKGYFDTRIVFVDETGTKQQRRKRLAIMDQDGANVRFLTNGNDLVLTPRFSPTSQEVTYMSFVPGSQPKVYLLNIETGQREVVGNFPGMTFSPRFSPDGQRIIMSLQQDGNANIFSMDLRSGATSRMTNATAIDTSPSYSPDGRFIVFESDRGGRQQLYKMSADGSGQARISFGDGSYSTPVWSPNGDWIAFTKRSGGKFLIGVMKPDGSGERILTEGFHNEGPTWAPNGRVLMFFRETQGTSGGPKLWSVDVTGYNEQKIPTPGFGSDPAWSPRIN